From Temnothorax longispinosus isolate EJ_2023e chromosome 3, Tlon_JGU_v1, whole genome shotgun sequence, one genomic window encodes:
- the LOC139810666 gene encoding venom allergen 2-like, with the protein MKAILLATCLLVTVVYAVDYEEIKGVNQDSDECRTLYVKTCVKTSPDYGSNSTELVEINTWYCTLVKLGVIDENDVFIKENFFPYCENITVNADYCKTIVSNCVEKANLLDSTSNVQKSLAVVKCNLDSGLVDLIPKPEGENV; encoded by the exons ATGAAAGCTATCTTGCTTGCTACGTGTCTGCTAGTC ACGGTAGTTTACGCAGTTGattatgaagaaataaaaggtGTAAATCAAGATTCGGATGAATGTAGAACATTGTATGTAAAAACATGTGTAAAAACATCGCCAGATTATGGATCCAATTCGA CGGAATTAGTAGAAATCAATACGTGGTATTGTACATTAGTAAAGCTCGGAGTa ATCGATGAAAATGACGTGTTCATAAAGGAAAACTTTTTTCCATATTGCGAAAATATCACTGTTAATGCGGATTATTGCAAGACGATCGTTTCTAACTGCGTAGAGAAAG cgAATCTATTAGACTCAACATCTAACGTCCAAAAAAGCCTAGCTGTAGTAAAATGTAACTTAGACAGCGGTTTAGTGGATTTGATTCCAAAACCAGAAGGAGAAAacgtataa